TATATTATACTATGAATAAAGTCTGGTCAAACTGACTGTGTTGAAAACTGCATTTCGAGGACGCCTATGGATATCGAAGATTTGATGGAAAAAGCAAAAATTGCCGCCGGAAACTCCTACTCACCCTATTCACATTTCAAGGTCGGGGCAGCACTCCTATGTAAAAATGGAGATATTGTCTGTGGTGCAAATATAGAAAACCGGTCCTTCGGCTTAACAGTCTGTGCCGAAAGAAGTGCCATATCCATTGCCATCTCCCGGGGAATTCATGATTTTGAAGCCATCGCCGTCTGCTGCCCGAATGCAGATTATCCCCTCTCCCCCGGCGGTGCCTGGCGGCTG
This Oceanispirochaeta sp. DNA region includes the following protein-coding sequences:
- a CDS encoding cytidine deaminase, with protein sequence MDIEDLMEKAKIAAGNSYSPYSHFKVGAALLCKNGDIVCGANIENRSFGLTVCAERSAISIAISRGIHDFEAIAVCCPNADYPLSPGGAWRL